The Nitrospiria bacterium nucleotide sequence AATATTGCAAGCTTGTAATTTTAACTCCCTCCCATCTCTCCTTTAAATGTAGCCATGGTGTAGCCGACCGGAGCCCCTCCAGGTTCCTATATATAAGGAGGTCCACCATGACTAAAGAAGAAACCCGAAGCGTTTAACCATGAATTTCAAGAAGTGATGGGGAAATTAAGAAACTACTCCACATCCCTTATTGATCTGGGTGATATGCTTAAAAATTCATTGAGGTCAAAGGATGCGGAATTTTCAAACGGCGATTGTCAGATAAATTTGATCGACATCATGGGGGATTATTTGGAGTGGATGAGGGATCTGGCGTTACAAAAAAGGGAACTGGAAAGTTCCCGGGAAAATTCTAAACCGTTGACAGCGGTGAATAAATAAAAAGGGGTAAAAAAAACACAACCCCTCCATGCTTGATGGTGTGGAGGGGTTAAAATTGAGGGGGTTAAAATGACGATTTCAGATAAATTACTTGATCCAAAATTTTGGGGATCGTTTAAAATACCGGGTTTTGCCTTTGGGGTAATATCACTTTTCTTGTTAATGAGGAATGTTAATGCTCCCCTCGAGTTTGTTTATATCAAAAATCTGGCGAATTTCGCTGTTGGAGCGAGTATCATTTCATACGGCCATTCCCTTATTTACTCGACTTGGATGAATTTGGAAAAAGGGAAGGATCTTCCATTGTGGGTTCAAATTTCTGCAATAATTATTTACGCCTTTTGGTTCGGTTTTATCTTTTGGAAATTATTGAGGCCTTGTCCCTAATTAGGGAATTTATTATTTAAAACCCCAGATTGGGTAAAAACCAGGTTTTTGGAGGCAGACAGTAACCCCACGGTTGTTTGGTTTTCGGAATTTGTTCTCCCTTCAACATGGGGAGGTTCTTCCCCCAAAGGATGCGCCCCCAGACTAAGTATTAAAGCCCCCAATGGTAACCAAGAAAAAAATTCTTTCCATTCCATAATTATTTATTTTATTACCAAACCCTTTGATGGTCAAATAAAAAGCCTTTTTTAATACCCCTCCGCGATCCAATCCAAAAGCCGGATATCGGGTTTTAAAACCCTTAAATCCTAACATAGACGGTTACACCCTCAAGGGTTACCAATCCTAAACCGAAAACAAATTTCCCAGAGGCTTGAGGGTGTGGAGGGGTTATAAGGGTAACGTTTTTCCTTTTCCAGGGCTAGAGGAGCGCGTTTACGGCCTTAAAAGCCTTTTCAAAACGGTCTAACACCAATTCGGAGATTTTCAAATTTGAAGCCTGTTCGGCGAAAAACCGGGCGGGCCTATAATGGTTAAATTTTGCGCCACCATTTAAGGGATTCCTATTGAAATAATCCTCCAATCTCCTAAGGATACGTGGACTTTGACTCAAAAGGTCCTTCGGCTCAATCTTCGACCTGAGTGCCGAAGAAAACTCATCGTTTACGAGTTGCAAATATAAACCCTCATCAAACATATCTTCGATGTCCGCCTCGGCCTTCCCAGTAAAGTCTCCAAAGGTCAAAACACGGCTCCTCTCTAACAGCTTCTTCTTGAACAGGTTCTCTATCATCTGCTGATGGCTCTTTTGAATGTCGATCAGTGTGGCGATTTTGAGATTTTTTTGTGAACCGATCAGGGCAACAAACGTAGGCACTTTGTCTGCCCCTCCGACAGGGGTGATAGTCCATCGGCTGTCGAGTCCAACGCACCCCTTGGATTGAAGGATACCCGAAACAGTTTGGATATAAAGCAGGTCTGATGCACCCTCAACAACTAAGCTATTTGGGCCGATGAAAAGGGTCTGGTATATTTCATAACCAAGCGCTCCCTGGAGGGGAAATAAACTGTCTGGCCCAGCCTCAAGAACATCCGTAAAAACCTTGGTACCATCCTCTTCCCGAGGGAGTTGGTCTTTTGAGTCAATGCCTTTGTCTTGAACAATCCGAACACGGTCAAAGTGTTTAGAATCCACCATAAACGGGGAGTGTGTGGTGTAAAGGAGCTGGTGTTTTGGATTTGTCACGATCTCGGCTTCGAAATAATTAAGAAGATCTTCTTGGGCTTTTCCATGGAGTGAAAGACCGGGTTCATCGAGCAAAAGCACCAATGGTTCATCTTTCTTTTTCACCGCTGAATACCAAGCAAGGAACGAAAAGAACCATACGAATCCAGCGGACCGAGTACCAATATTCATCGTGGCTAGATGCGTCGTATCATTGATTTCGCCCCAAATGTTCATACCCTCTTTCATTCCCTCCGGATCATCTTTTAGCCCCGGTCGCACATCGAAGGTCATGCGGAGATGCTTATTCTGCGACCAGTATTTCAAAATCTTTTTGCTGAGGAAGGTACTTGCCCCCTCCAGTTTGTTCTTTAATTCCTGGGTTTGGGTTGCATCCATTAATTTATCAAGATCAAGCCGGGCCAAATCGATAAGACCAAGCAATGGGCGGTCGGAGGGTTTCAGCTTGTTTTCAGTTTCTCTCTTTTTCAGCGCTTGGACATTATCATGGCCCTTCATCTGATAGTATTCGTCGAAATAAAGAAATTTGGGGAAGTAAGGTTTCAGGATTTTTTCCCAAATATGGGAGCTTAAGTCTTGGACCTTAGGAAACTCTGCCAACCGTCCCCGAAGCGCCTTCGCCTGCTCACTTTCTTCATGTTCCTTACATTTTTCTAAAGCGGCGGCTTTCTCGGCCTCATCCTCAAGCTCTTTTACCTTGGTTTTTGCTTCCTTGAGATTCTGGGCCTGACTCTCTTGCATCTCCGTTAGGTATGTGGAAAGCTGTTTCAGAGTATCCTTTTGTTTTGCCTCTCC carries:
- a CDS encoding AAA family ATPase, with product MKLKMAHIKEFKSIWDSNIFEIDKVTCLVGKNESGKTAILQALYRLNPIIKEDGMFDLVHDYPRSEVEDYEQDIESRRREHAKVVEATFELETPEMEAIREEYGEGVLAEPVIKVSKGYDKNKKSWLLVSVPVLEFVLVKNLVESFDLPESLRGEAKQKDTLKQLSTYLTEMQESQAQNLKEAKTKVKELEDEAEKAAALEKCKEHEESEQAKALRGRLAEFPKVQDLSSHIWEKILKPYFPKFLYFDEYYQMKGHDNVQALKKRETENKLKPSDRPLLGLIDLARLDLDKLMDATQTQELKNKLEGASTFLSKKILKYWSQNKHLRMTFDVRPGLKDDPEGMKEGMNIWGEINDTTHLATMNIGTRSAGFVWFFSFLAWYSAVKKKDEPLVLLLDEPGLSLHGKAQEDLLNYFEAEIVTNPKHQLLYTTHSPFMVDSKHFDRVRIVQDKGIDSKDQLPREEDGTKVFTDVLEAGPDSLFPLQGALGYEIYQTLFIGPNSLVVEGASDLLYIQTVSGILQSKGCVGLDSRWTITPVGGADKVPTFVALIGSQKNLKIATLIDIQKSHQQMIENLFKKKLLERSRVLTFGDFTGKAEADIEDMFDEGLYLQLVNDEFSSALRSKIEPKDLLSQSPRILRRLEDYFNRNPLNGGAKFNHYRPARFFAEQASNLKISELVLDRFEKAFKAVNALL